A stretch of bacterium DNA encodes these proteins:
- a CDS encoding trypsin-like peptidase domain-containing protein, with protein MPKIDFFTRAKKKRVFHFLVLAFLSGLLGGVVAVLLLFVPNSPLARYLSQNVSSPLVQETRKIKLEEESAVIEAYKKIAPSVVSIVALQEVTNFFGEEIVSRGGGTGFIVTSDGLILTNKHVVSNLNARYTVFLSSGKSYTAKVKSIDPFNDLAILKINASGLKAVELGDSDDLEIGQRVIAVGYALAEFENSVTLGIISGKERTVEAYGSSGGGEKLEGMLQTDAAINPGNSGGPLVNLAGQVVGINTAVASQAENIGFAIPINVAKKAIESVKKYGYIKRPMIGIRYVPITPQLAKANNLSADYGALIYSRDPRLFAVMPNSPAAKAGLKEGDIIIALGGEKIDASHSLRRLLQKYDPGQEVEITYIREGKEHKAKLVLDEMKQ; from the coding sequence TCCTAATTCTCCTTTAGCTAGGTATCTCTCCCAAAATGTTTCTTCTCCCTTGGTTCAAGAAACCAGAAAGATTAAACTTGAGGAGGAGTCAGCGGTTATAGAGGCTTATAAAAAAATTGCTCCTTCAGTAGTAAGTATAGTTGCTTTGCAGGAGGTTACTAATTTTTTTGGCGAGGAAATAGTTTCCCGGGGAGGGGGGACAGGGTTTATTGTCACTAGTGATGGTTTGATTCTTACTAACAAGCACGTTGTTTCTAACCTTAATGCGCGCTATACAGTATTTCTTTCTTCAGGTAAAAGCTATACGGCTAAGGTGAAAAGCATAGATCCTTTTAATGATTTGGCTATTTTGAAAATTAATGCTTCAGGATTAAAGGCAGTAGAGCTTGGCGATTCAGATGATTTAGAAATAGGTCAAAGAGTAATAGCTGTGGGTTATGCTTTGGCTGAGTTTGAAAATTCAGTTACTTTGGGAATTATTTCTGGAAAAGAGAGAACGGTTGAGGCTTATGGATCTTCAGGTGGGGGGGAGAAGTTAGAAGGGATGTTGCAGACAGATGCTGCTATTAATCCCGGCAATTCCGGCGGTCCTTTGGTTAATTTGGCTGGTCAGGTTGTGGGTATTAATACTGCTGTGGCTTCACAGGCAGAAAATATTGGTTTTGCTATTCCGATTAATGTAGCCAAAAAAGCAATTGAGAGTGTAAAAAAATACGGCTACATCAAAAGACCAATGATTGGTATTCGTTATGTGCCTATTACGCCTCAGTTGGCAAAGGCCAATAATCTTTCAGCGGATTATGGAGCTTTGATTTATAGCCGTGATCCAAGGTTGTTTGCAGTGATGCCCAATTCGCCGGCAGCTAAAGCTGGTTTAAAAGAAGGAGATATTATTATTGCTTTGGGAGGAGAAAAGATAGATGCTTCACATTCATTAAGGCGCTTATTGCAAAAATATGATCCCGGCCAAGAAGTAGAGATTACCTATATCAGAGAAGGAAAAGAGCATAAAGCAAAGCTTGTTTTGGATGAAATGAAACAATAA
- the prmC gene encoding peptide chain release factor N(5)-glutamine methyltransferase, translating to MLKLEKKSKASKLKKWLFWGEKKLKNKSKTPSLDTLLLLAFVLKKPKEFILAHSDLSLKPHFEIKFKNLIRKRQKHIPLAYLIKRKEFFGYSFYVDKKVLIPRPETEKIVEKTLNFIIQRSRKQWKILDLGTGSGCIAIALAKELEKRRIKFQIIASDISTKAIKVAKINAQKNQTEIRFIKSNLFEAINDKFDLILANLPYLKKVEIKNELKFEPKLALQDKGQIEKLLKDAKKYLNPKGAVFYETVQGIIKIYRP from the coding sequence ATGCTGAAGTTAGAGAAAAAATCAAAAGCCTCTAAATTAAAAAAGTGGCTTTTTTGGGGTGAAAAAAAACTTAAAAACAAATCTAAAACCCCAAGCTTAGACACTCTCCTGCTTTTAGCTTTTGTGCTCAAAAAACCCAAAGAATTCATTTTAGCCCATTCAGATTTATCTCTTAAACCACATTTTGAAATCAAGTTTAAAAACTTAATCCGCAAACGCCAAAAACACATACCTTTAGCTTATCTTATCAAGAGAAAAGAGTTTTTTGGCTATAGTTTTTATGTTGACAAAAAAGTGCTAATTCCTAGGCCAGAAACTGAAAAAATAGTAGAAAAAACTCTTAATTTTATTATCCAGCGATCGCGAAAACAATGGAAAATTTTAGATTTAGGCACTGGCTCAGGGTGTATTGCCATTGCTTTGGCTAAGGAACTGGAAAAAAGAAGAATAAAATTTCAAATTATTGCTTCTGATATCTCTACAAAAGCTATTAAAGTAGCAAAAATTAATGCTCAAAAAAATCAAACTGAAATAAGATTTATTAAAAGCAATCTTTTTGAAGCCATAAACGACAAATTTGATCTAATTCTTGCCAATCTTCCTTATTTAAAAAAAGTAGAAATAAAAAACGAGCTTAAATTTGAACCAAAACTGGCTCTTCAAGACAAAGGGCAAATTGAAAAACTTCTAAAAGACGCTAAAAAATACCTAAACCCAAAAGGAGCGGTTTTTTACGAAACAGTTCAGGGAATAATAAAAATTTACAGGCCTTGA
- the prfA gene encoding peptide chain release factor 1, with amino-acid sequence MNLKSLLKKLNLRIEKLEKLLLDNNNPKTAKELSVVQNQRDYLKKYLSLKKKLAETKAIKDPELKELASEEVKKLKQELKTVKKELFRLLVEDPTDRRNAILEIHAGTGGDEAELFASDLLRMYLRFAERKGFKSQILDWQKTPLGGIKEAKILIKGEKAYGLLKFEGGVHRVQRVPQTEKKGRVHTSAAAVVVLPEAETIDIEIKPEELRIDTFRSSGPGGQSVNTTDSAVRITHLPTSTVVSCQDEKSQHKNKEKALKILRSKLLALRLEKEQNKEKEKRKTMVGKLDRSDKIRTYNFPQNRITDHRINLTIYALEKVLEGDLDPIIKKLQDAEVREKIKSL; translated from the coding sequence ATGAATTTAAAAAGCTTACTTAAAAAGCTAAATCTTCGTATTGAAAAACTTGAAAAGCTTCTTTTGGATAACAACAATCCCAAAACAGCCAAAGAGTTGTCAGTAGTGCAAAACCAAAGGGATTACTTGAAAAAATACCTCTCCTTAAAAAAGAAGTTAGCCGAAACAAAAGCTATCAAAGATCCAGAGCTCAAAGAGTTGGCCAGCGAAGAAGTAAAAAAGCTAAAACAAGAACTCAAAACAGTTAAAAAAGAACTTTTTCGCCTTTTGGTCGAGGATCCAACTGACAGGCGAAACGCTATTTTAGAAATACACGCTGGCACAGGAGGAGATGAGGCTGAGCTTTTTGCCAGCGACCTTTTGAGAATGTATTTGCGCTTTGCGGAAAGAAAAGGCTTCAAAAGCCAAATTCTGGACTGGCAAAAAACACCTCTGGGAGGCATAAAAGAAGCAAAAATTTTAATCAAAGGTGAAAAAGCTTACGGCCTTTTAAAATTTGAAGGCGGTGTGCACCGAGTACAGAGAGTTCCTCAGACAGAAAAAAAAGGCAGAGTTCATACTTCAGCAGCAGCGGTCGTTGTCCTTCCCGAGGCAGAAACAATAGATATAGAAATCAAGCCAGAAGAGCTGCGTATTGACACCTTCCGCTCCTCAGGACCCGGCGGCCAGTCTGTAAACACTACTGATTCTGCTGTCCGCATCACCCATCTGCCCACAAGCACAGTTGTTTCCTGCCAAGACGAAAAAAGCCAACACAAAAACAAAGAAAAAGCTCTTAAAATTCTACGTTCCAAACTTTTGGCTCTACGTTTAGAAAAAGAACAAAACAAGGAAAAAGAAAAAAGAAAAACAATGGTCGGCAAACTTGACAGAAGCGACAAAATTAGAACTTACAACTTCCCCCAAAACCGCATAACTGACCATCGCATCAACCTTACTATTTACGCTCTGGAAAAAGTGCTGGAAGGCGACCTAGACCCTATTATTAAAAAACTGCAAGATGCTGAAGTTAGAGAAAAAATCAAAAGCCTCTAA
- the rpmE gene encoding 50S ribosomal protein L31, whose protein sequence is MDKSKKQKTKLNWIKIRCDCGAVFETLSTRDKDLKVEICSHCHPLYTGNQKLVDTTGQVEKFKERLKKAKLLKKKKA, encoded by the coding sequence ATGGACAAAAGCAAAAAACAAAAAACAAAACTCAACTGGATAAAAATCCGCTGTGACTGCGGAGCTGTTTTTGAAACCTTATCTACTAGAGATAAAGATCTAAAAGTTGAAATTTGTTCTCACTGCCATCCTCTTTACACTGGCAACCAAAAACTGGTTGATACAACCGGCCAAGTAGAAAAATTCAAAGAACGACTCAAAAAAGCCAAACTCTTAAAAAAGAAAAAAGCTTAA
- the rpsB gene encoding 30S ribosomal protein S2: MADLVSAKKIEELGGHLGHLRSILHPSFKPYVADIKNRVVFIDTKKTVVKLKEALDFLKKHKKEKVLWVGSKVTAKEFIKEIGKGLGHPYVAEKWLGGMLTNFETLKKNLQRLEELKNKEEGQKFKAMTKKERQLLQQKRERMERVLSGLVNLKEMPEIIVVVDPAHEEIAVKEARKKGLKVVAICDVSANLDQVDFPIPLNDESRSALRIVLESLGRCFDPNFSLKTETKK; this comes from the coding sequence ATGGCTGATTTGGTCAGTGCTAAAAAAATTGAAGAACTAGGAGGCCACTTAGGTCATCTGCGCAGTATTTTGCATCCCTCTTTTAAGCCTTATGTGGCTGATATCAAAAACAGGGTTGTTTTTATTGATACTAAAAAAACAGTAGTCAAGCTTAAAGAGGCTTTAGATTTTCTCAAAAAACACAAGAAAGAAAAAGTTTTATGGGTGGGAAGCAAGGTTACAGCCAAAGAGTTTATTAAAGAGATTGGCAAAGGTTTGGGCCACCCCTATGTGGCTGAAAAGTGGTTAGGAGGAATGCTTACTAACTTTGAGACTTTGAAAAAGAATTTACAGCGTCTTGAGGAGTTAAAAAATAAGGAAGAAGGCCAAAAGTTTAAGGCGATGACAAAAAAAGAGCGTCAGTTGCTTCAGCAAAAAAGAGAGCGAATGGAGAGAGTTTTATCCGGATTGGTTAACTTAAAAGAAATGCCTGAGATAATAGTAGTGGTGGATCCTGCGCACGAAGAGATCGCTGTTAAGGAGGCGCGCAAAAAGGGTCTTAAGGTGGTAGCTATCTGTGATGTAAGTGCTAATCTCGACCAAGTTGATTTTCCTATACCCCTAAATGATGAATCACGTTCAGCGCTTAGGATAGTGCTGGAAAGTTTAGGGCGTTGTTTTGACCCCAATTTTTCTTTAAAGACAGAAACTAAAAAATAA
- the tsf gene encoding translation elongation factor Ts yields the protein MNIKDLVRLRRETQAPLSECKEALEESEGDLSKAKKILKKKGLLAADKRKDRAAKEGIIGAYVHSNKKIGVLVELACETDFVARNKDFQDFAHKLAMQIASMDPKDIKELLSQDWIFESGSSVENMLKELIHKTGENIQIKNFVRLQIGSN from the coding sequence ATGAACATCAAAGATTTAGTTCGTCTTCGGCGTGAAACCCAAGCTCCTCTTTCTGAATGCAAAGAGGCGTTGGAGGAAAGTGAGGGAGACTTATCTAAAGCCAAAAAAATACTTAAAAAGAAAGGTCTTTTAGCAGCCGATAAACGCAAAGATAGGGCAGCAAAGGAGGGAATTATTGGAGCTTATGTCCATTCCAACAAAAAAATTGGTGTTTTGGTTGAATTAGCCTGCGAAACTGATTTTGTTGCTCGCAACAAAGATTTTCAAGATTTTGCCCATAAATTGGCGATGCAGATTGCCTCTATGGATCCTAAAGATATTAAGGAATTATTGAGCCAAGATTGGATTTTTGAATCAGGATCATCTGTGGAGAACATGCTCAAGGAGCTTATTCATAAGACAGGTGAGAATATCCAGATTAAGAATTTTGTTCGTCTTCAGATAGGGTCAAATTAG
- the frr gene encoding ribosome recycling factor, whose product MDFVQVEVSALRKKMEEVLENFKEEIKGFRLGKASAALVENLKIPYYGQEIPLNSLANVSVIDVLNLSVEPYDPGTKADIIQGFKKVDLGANIIEEGDRIRLSFPPISEERKKELIKLLGQKKEEAKVVLRRLREGVWEEIQNKVKDKELPEDDKFRAEKELNDLISEFNQQLEELAEGKEKEINE is encoded by the coding sequence ATGGATTTTGTACAGGTAGAAGTTAGTGCTTTGCGTAAAAAAATGGAAGAGGTCTTAGAAAATTTTAAAGAGGAGATAAAAGGTTTTCGTTTAGGCAAGGCTTCTGCTGCTTTAGTGGAGAATCTTAAGATCCCTTATTATGGCCAAGAAATTCCTCTTAATTCTTTAGCTAATGTTTCGGTGATTGATGTTTTGAACCTATCGGTTGAGCCTTATGATCCCGGCACCAAAGCTGATATTATCCAAGGTTTTAAAAAAGTAGATTTAGGAGCCAATATTATTGAGGAGGGGGATCGTATTCGTCTTTCATTTCCTCCTATTTCAGAGGAGAGAAAAAAGGAGTTGATTAAGCTTTTGGGACAGAAGAAAGAGGAGGCAAAAGTGGTTTTACGCCGTTTGCGGGAAGGAGTTTGGGAGGAGATTCAAAATAAGGTCAAAGATAAAGAGCTTCCTGAAGATGATAAATTTCGGGCTGAAAAGGAGCTTAATGATTTGATCAGTGAGTTTAACCAGCAGTTAGAGGAGTTAGCAGAGGGCAAGGAGAAAGAAATAAATGAGTAG
- a CDS encoding site-2 protease family protein, protein MAILVFIALLAVLILVHELGHFLMAKKEGVKVEEFAFGFPPRLWSKKIKGTVYSLNLIPLGGYVRLYGEDEPRGKGSFVSKSVWSRFKIISAGVIMNLLLGYLFLLIYLGLGNGPLASNPSDYSSWVNSYRIYPIILQIDSDSAAEKMGLKVGDIILQVNGREFERAESFSRFTAQNPNQEIEMSVQRDREILTLKGKIDSNESRGEIGVTVADYFDKVRFKWWAVPLMAGIDLFNLIVTIFYFFGNLVLSLFGRAQPIGTVVGPVGIYILTKKAVELGFSYVLRLATFLTVNLALVNFLPLPALDGGRAILLGLEKIKGKRLKPEVESWVHLVGFIVILVLMVALTIRDIVKLF, encoded by the coding sequence ATGGCGATTTTAGTTTTTATTGCTCTTTTAGCGGTTTTAATTTTAGTGCATGAGTTAGGGCATTTTTTAATGGCTAAAAAAGAGGGGGTTAAGGTTGAGGAGTTTGCTTTTGGTTTTCCTCCTCGGCTTTGGTCTAAAAAAATAAAAGGAACGGTTTACTCTTTGAATTTAATTCCTCTTGGTGGTTATGTTCGTCTTTATGGTGAAGATGAGCCTCGGGGAAAAGGAAGTTTTGTTTCAAAGTCTGTTTGGAGTCGTTTCAAAATTATCTCTGCCGGAGTGATAATGAATCTGCTTTTAGGTTATTTGTTTTTGCTCATTTATCTTGGTTTAGGTAATGGTCCTTTAGCTAGCAACCCTTCTGATTACTCTTCTTGGGTTAATAGTTACCGTATTTACCCAATTATTCTGCAAATTGATTCTGATAGTGCGGCAGAAAAAATGGGACTTAAGGTAGGGGATATCATTTTACAGGTTAATGGTAGAGAGTTTGAAAGAGCAGAGTCTTTTTCTCGTTTTACTGCCCAAAATCCGAATCAAGAGATCGAGATGAGTGTTCAGCGTGACAGAGAGATCCTTACTTTAAAAGGCAAAATTGATTCAAATGAGTCAAGAGGGGAGATAGGGGTGACGGTAGCTGATTATTTTGACAAAGTAAGGTTTAAATGGTGGGCAGTGCCTTTAATGGCGGGAATAGATCTTTTTAATTTGATAGTTACAATTTTTTACTTTTTTGGGAATCTTGTGCTTTCTCTTTTTGGTCGAGCTCAACCAATTGGCACTGTGGTAGGGCCGGTTGGTATTTATATCTTAACTAAAAAAGCGGTTGAGTTGGGTTTTAGCTATGTTTTGCGTTTAGCTACTTTTTTGACAGTAAATTTGGCTTTAGTAAACTTTCTTCCTTTGCCAGCGCTTGATGGAGGCAGGGCTATACTTTTAGGTTTGGAAAAAATCAAAGGCAAAAGATTAAAACCAGAAGTAGAGAGTTGGGTGCATTTAGTTGGTTTTATTGTTATCTTGGTTTTAATGGTTGCTTTAACTATCAGGGATATCGTAAAATTATTTTAA
- a CDS encoding proline--tRNA ligase translates to MLASKIIKTSKTSPKASTVHETLLLQGGFVQKLGAGIYQFLPLGFLVYKKIYRIIEEELSKIGFLPFLAPMVQPSSIWKKSGRWEDFGAELLRFKNRSQEEFVLAPTHEENVSLVARQLIKSFRDLPLALNQIQPKFRDEPRARGGLIRLREFTMQDGYSFHRDKKDLDTFYEEVKKAYLRIFERVGLKVRVVSSASGAMGGTKAEEFIVESEVGEDRIAVCKKCKYAANLEVARFKDRLIKEKPKKLKRVSTPKASTIEELSGFLKVDPHRLAKIVFFKNERGDLIVACVLGDREINERKLGLVTDSESLLSADENKIREFGYEPGFASPIPHTKAVIVIDTEVWKSNNLVTGDNERDFHLLNFNPARDIKHKKVKIADIAEVKEGDRCQCGGSLKVKRGIEVGNIFQLGDKYCRSFMVQFTDEKGKQHFPLEGCYGIGLERLMATIVEKYHDKQGIIWPKETAPFDIYLIYLGGDKEKKTAKVIYSELSSLGKDVLLDDRENSPGEKFADADLIGIPYRVIISSKTLSQGKVEVKERSATKKELVDLKTLKDYFQDK, encoded by the coding sequence ATGTTGGCTTCAAAAATCATTAAAACTTCAAAAACATCGCCCAAGGCTTCTACTGTTCACGAAACTTTGTTGCTCCAAGGGGGATTTGTACAAAAATTAGGAGCAGGGATTTACCAGTTTTTGCCTTTGGGTTTTTTAGTATATAAGAAAATTTATCGCATTATTGAAGAGGAGTTAAGTAAAATAGGTTTTTTGCCGTTTTTGGCTCCCATGGTGCAACCTTCCTCTATATGGAAAAAGAGTGGACGCTGGGAAGATTTTGGGGCAGAGCTTTTACGTTTTAAGAATCGTTCTCAGGAAGAGTTTGTTTTGGCTCCTACTCACGAAGAAAACGTTAGCTTAGTTGCCAGGCAGCTGATCAAATCTTTTAGAGATCTGCCTTTAGCGCTTAATCAAATCCAGCCCAAATTTAGAGATGAACCTCGAGCAAGAGGCGGCTTGATTCGGCTGCGTGAGTTCACAATGCAAGACGGTTATAGTTTTCACCGAGATAAAAAAGACTTGGATACTTTTTATGAAGAAGTGAAAAAAGCTTATTTAAGGATTTTTGAGCGTGTAGGTTTAAAAGTAAGAGTTGTCTCTTCAGCTAGTGGAGCTATGGGCGGCACTAAAGCAGAAGAGTTTATTGTTGAGAGTGAAGTGGGAGAGGACAGGATTGCTGTTTGTAAAAAATGTAAATACGCAGCTAATTTAGAAGTAGCTCGTTTTAAAGACAGGCTAATAAAAGAAAAACCCAAAAAATTAAAGAGAGTTTCTACCCCCAAAGCTTCTACTATCGAAGAGTTGAGCGGGTTTTTAAAGGTAGATCCTCATCGTTTGGCAAAAATTGTCTTTTTTAAAAACGAAAGAGGCGATTTGATTGTCGCCTGCGTTTTGGGTGATAGAGAGATTAATGAGAGAAAATTAGGTTTGGTTACTGACTCTGAATCGCTTCTTTCTGCGGATGAAAATAAAATCAGAGAATTTGGTTATGAGCCTGGTTTTGCTTCTCCTATACCTCATACAAAAGCAGTAATAGTGATAGATACAGAAGTTTGGAAGAGCAATAATTTGGTTACCGGAGATAATGAAAGGGATTTCCATTTACTAAATTTTAATCCTGCACGGGATATAAAACACAAAAAAGTAAAAATAGCTGATATTGCTGAGGTTAAGGAAGGTGATAGATGTCAATGTGGCGGTTCTTTGAAAGTTAAGCGTGGTATTGAGGTAGGCAACATTTTTCAGTTAGGGGATAAGTATTGTCGTTCTTTTATGGTTCAGTTTACAGATGAAAAAGGAAAACAGCACTTTCCTTTAGAAGGCTGTTATGGGATTGGGTTGGAACGTTTAATGGCTACTATTGTAGAAAAGTATCACGATAAGCAGGGGATTATTTGGCCAAAAGAGACGGCTCCCTTTGATATTTATTTAATTTATTTGGGAGGAGACAAGGAGAAAAAAACAGCAAAAGTGATTTATAGTGAACTTTCTTCTTTGGGTAAAGATGTTCTTTTAGACGATCGTGAAAATTCACCGGGAGAAAAATTTGCGGACGCAGATTTAATAGGTATTCCCTATAGAGTTATTATTAGTTCTAAAACTTTATCTCAGGGTAAAGTGGAAGTAAAAGAAAGGTCAGCCACAAAAAAAGAGTTAGTTGATTTAAAGACTCTAAAAGATTATTTTCAAGATAAATGA
- a CDS encoding GIY-YIG nuclease family protein, whose translation MILTSKLAARIGEISEKPGVYVFYNQQKQPLYIGKAKNLRRRIAHYLKAGGKANQILKSSHFLKINPTDSEIEALLLEADLIKVFQPKFNVRQKDDRSFLYLVIRYDDFPYLEVVREKNLNLKNKDKVFGPFVDSVSLKEALKALRQIFPFRDCKPSQFLKARKNKHPCLYYHLDKCLAPCLGKVSKRRYQNMIQELISFLKIKKDLLVKKWQREMKGAALRQQFEKAKILRDRLRALERLSRLKFIAEDLPERKKSFRIEAFDIAQIFGESKVGGEVVYKGSLDKENILKGQFLKSEFRRFKLSQKKDDLNLLGEMLRRRFKHQEWEFPDLVLVDGGENHLRLARRILREFDLNIPVVALTKDRRHKVKRPVLPFDRFKWPYLADFVRKNWFVLIEIDDKAHRFSQSYFHLLRSQKIKKKRGK comes from the coding sequence ATGATTCTGACCTCAAAATTAGCGGCAAGAATAGGTGAGATTAGTGAAAAACCCGGGGTTTATGTTTTTTATAATCAGCAAAAACAACCCCTTTATATTGGCAAAGCTAAAAATTTGCGTCGGCGTATAGCCCACTACTTAAAAGCTGGGGGAAAAGCTAATCAGATTTTAAAGAGTTCTCATTTTTTAAAAATTAACCCTACTGATTCGGAAATAGAAGCTCTTCTTTTGGAGGCCGACCTAATAAAAGTCTTTCAACCAAAATTTAATGTTCGCCAAAAAGACGATCGCAGTTTTTTGTACTTAGTAATCCGTTATGATGATTTTCCTTATCTTGAGGTAGTTAGAGAAAAAAACCTAAACTTAAAAAATAAGGATAAGGTTTTTGGTCCTTTTGTTGATAGCGTTTCTCTTAAAGAAGCTCTTAAGGCTTTACGCCAGATTTTTCCTTTTCGGGATTGTAAACCTTCTCAGTTTCTAAAGGCTCGAAAAAACAAGCACCCCTGTCTTTATTACCATTTAGATAAGTGTTTGGCGCCCTGTTTAGGCAAAGTAAGCAAAAGGCGCTATCAGAATATGATTCAGGAGTTGATATCTTTTTTAAAAATTAAAAAAGATCTATTAGTAAAAAAATGGCAGAGAGAAATGAAAGGAGCAGCTTTAAGGCAGCAGTTTGAGAAAGCCAAAATTTTAAGAGATAGATTAAGGGCTTTGGAAAGATTGTCAAGGCTGAAGTTTATTGCTGAAGATTTGCCAGAAAGAAAAAAGAGTTTTAGGATAGAGGCTTTTGATATTGCTCAGATTTTTGGTGAATCTAAAGTGGGGGGAGAGGTGGTGTATAAAGGCAGTTTAGATAAAGAAAATATTTTAAAGGGGCAATTTTTAAAATCTGAGTTCCGCCGTTTTAAACTTTCGCAAAAAAAAGATGATTTGAACCTTCTTGGAGAGATGCTCAGACGTCGTTTTAAACATCAAGAATGGGAGTTCCCTGATTTGGTTTTGGTAGATGGAGGTGAGAATCATCTTCGTCTCGCCAGGAGAATTTTAAGGGAGTTTGACCTAAATATTCCTGTTGTTGCTTTAACAAAAGACAGACGCCATAAGGTAAAAAGGCCTGTTTTACCTTTTGATAGATTTAAGTGGCCTTATTTGGCTGACTTTGTGCGCAAAAACTGGTTTGTTTTAATAGAGATTGATGATAAGGCTCATCGTTTCAGCCAAAGTTATTTTCACCTGCTTCGCTCACAAAAGATAAAAAAGAAAAGAGGAAAATAG